The following are from one region of the Sandaracinus amylolyticus genome:
- a CDS encoding MopE-related protein produces MSARAPLRSAAFVSLALFATALGACTRPVTQIVLIVESDLRAPSEIDRVDVHVLGPSGERVRAGATLGTPESPRPPFTLGITPATTRLSPVHIRVVASRGGNTVVERVIRTEFEHDRSLELVVRLERACAAVTCGEGVTCDDGRCVDVFVDPSWLPPFVGLPQSGSDAGMAGDACVGDPGAAETCDGVDQDCDGVIDEGLDLDANPDHCGVCGNACGDGVACLRGSCGDPAVQLALGEWHSCALRRSGRVACWGANETGQLGDSSRTDQPRPTEVAGIEDAIEIGVGERHACVLGRDGRVRCWGWNARGELGDGTTTNRDAPVEVPLDGVVELGIGYEHSCARTSSGEIWCWGALVDFDRGTGELLSRSSPVRIGGVSAPRAIAGGNDSTCAIEGTGRVVCWGEDIEGRLGDGWPYDDHGAPGPIAESFAAESIDRYAYGWYAIADDGDVWAWGDNDDLQLARTGISESARPITIDGVDGAVQIAGGRQHGCARGPDWVRCWGDDSRGQLGRGTIMGNDHATPAAVVGLPVGLRELAVGASHACVRTDAEVWCWGGNDRGQVGDGTFADRGRAVRAVLPGAAR; encoded by the coding sequence GTGTCGGCGCGTGCCCCGTTGCGCTCGGCTGCGTTCGTGTCGCTCGCGCTGTTCGCGACCGCGCTCGGCGCGTGCACACGCCCAGTCACGCAGATCGTGCTGATCGTCGAGTCCGATCTGCGCGCACCGAGCGAGATCGATCGCGTCGACGTGCACGTGCTCGGTCCGAGCGGCGAGCGCGTGAGGGCGGGCGCGACGTTGGGCACGCCGGAGTCGCCCCGGCCTCCGTTCACGCTCGGGATCACGCCGGCGACGACGCGCTTGTCGCCGGTGCACATCCGCGTGGTCGCATCGCGTGGCGGCAACACCGTCGTCGAGCGGGTGATCCGCACCGAGTTCGAGCACGATCGCTCGCTCGAGCTGGTGGTGCGGCTCGAGCGCGCGTGCGCCGCGGTCACGTGCGGCGAAGGCGTGACGTGCGACGACGGACGCTGCGTCGACGTCTTCGTCGACCCCTCGTGGCTGCCGCCGTTCGTCGGCCTTCCCCAGAGCGGCTCGGATGCGGGCATGGCGGGCGACGCGTGCGTGGGAGATCCCGGCGCCGCCGAGACCTGCGACGGCGTCGACCAGGACTGCGACGGGGTGATCGACGAGGGGCTCGATCTCGACGCGAACCCCGACCACTGCGGCGTCTGCGGCAACGCGTGCGGCGACGGAGTCGCGTGCTTGCGCGGCAGCTGCGGCGATCCCGCGGTGCAGCTCGCGCTCGGCGAGTGGCACTCGTGCGCGCTGCGGAGGAGCGGTCGCGTCGCGTGCTGGGGCGCGAACGAGACCGGTCAGCTCGGCGACTCCTCGCGCACCGATCAGCCGCGTCCGACGGAGGTCGCGGGCATCGAGGACGCGATCGAGATCGGCGTGGGCGAGCGCCACGCGTGCGTGCTCGGTCGTGATGGTCGCGTGCGGTGCTGGGGCTGGAACGCGCGCGGCGAGCTCGGCGACGGAACGACGACGAACCGCGATGCGCCGGTCGAGGTGCCGCTCGACGGCGTGGTGGAGCTCGGCATCGGGTACGAGCACTCGTGCGCGCGCACGAGCAGCGGCGAGATCTGGTGCTGGGGCGCGCTGGTCGACTTCGATCGCGGGACCGGCGAGCTGCTGAGCCGCTCGTCGCCGGTGCGCATCGGGGGCGTGAGCGCGCCCCGAGCGATCGCCGGAGGCAACGACTCGACGTGCGCGATCGAGGGCACGGGTCGCGTCGTGTGCTGGGGCGAGGACATCGAGGGGCGGCTCGGCGACGGCTGGCCCTACGACGATCACGGTGCACCGGGCCCGATCGCGGAGTCGTTCGCGGCGGAGTCGATCGATCGCTACGCGTACGGCTGGTACGCGATCGCCGACGACGGCGATGTCTGGGCCTGGGGCGACAACGACGACCTGCAGCTCGCGCGCACCGGGATCAGCGAGAGCGCGCGGCCGATCACGATCGACGGCGTCGACGGCGCGGTGCAGATCGCGGGCGGGCGCCAGCACGGATGCGCGCGCGGGCCCGACTGGGTGCGCTGTTGGGGCGACGACTCGCGCGGGCAGCTCGGTCGCGGGACGATCATGGGCAACGATCACGCGACCCCCGCGGCGGTCGTCGGGCTGCCGGTCGGGCTGCGAGAGCTCGCGGTCGGCGCGAGCCACGCGTGCGTGCGGACCGACGCCGAGGTGTGGTGCTGGGGCGGGAACGATCGAGGACAGGTGGGCGACGGTACGTTCGCCGATCGCGGAAGAGCAGTGAGGGCCGTGCTTCCGGGAGCGGCGCGGTGA
- a CDS encoding DUF1688 family protein, translating into MDRDSSLGAEARGPIDWLRSPVAIRTRCRDVLAAGLDARLEHFAVRLERLPAVVTRVVRITRATHPDLRVPYHSRWNQFRSGGVDRVAALDARIAALPEDEQARVRFDLAITSVLLDTAAGPRWSYLERETGLRFERSEGLAIASLRMFEDGLFSGEQGALRADADGLDALEPRDVAGGFQAGQRNPLLGLDGRLELLTRLGSALRAAPHLFGADRPRLGALFDHVCAKTQGGMVPARRVLAAVLEGLGPIWPGRIELFGVNLGDVWRHPAAGGGAPTHGLVPFHALSQQVVYSLIEPLERAGLRVEGLDELTGLGESRNGGLLVDEGVLVPRHDEVLQRTHAPSSEVVVEWRALTVALLDHVAEDVRSALQLGPEQLPMCKVLEGGTWYAGREVARELRADGAPPIRVETDGTVI; encoded by the coding sequence ATGGACCGCGACAGCTCGCTGGGCGCAGAAGCACGAGGACCGATCGACTGGCTCCGCTCGCCGGTCGCGATCCGCACGCGCTGCCGCGACGTGCTCGCCGCCGGGCTCGACGCGCGCCTCGAGCACTTCGCGGTGCGGCTCGAGCGACTGCCCGCGGTCGTCACCCGGGTGGTGCGCATCACGCGCGCGACCCACCCCGATCTGCGGGTCCCGTATCACAGCCGCTGGAACCAGTTCCGCAGCGGTGGCGTGGATCGCGTGGCCGCGCTCGACGCGCGGATCGCGGCGCTGCCCGAGGACGAGCAGGCGCGGGTGCGCTTCGACCTCGCGATCACGAGCGTGCTGCTCGACACCGCGGCGGGGCCGCGCTGGTCGTACCTCGAGCGGGAGACCGGGCTTCGCTTCGAGCGCAGCGAGGGGCTGGCGATCGCGAGCCTGCGGATGTTCGAGGACGGCCTGTTCAGCGGCGAGCAGGGCGCGCTGCGGGCCGACGCCGACGGGCTCGACGCGCTCGAGCCCCGCGACGTCGCCGGCGGGTTCCAGGCGGGCCAGCGCAACCCGCTGCTCGGCCTCGATGGGCGCCTCGAGCTGCTCACGCGGCTCGGCTCGGCGCTGCGGGCGGCGCCCCATCTGTTCGGCGCGGACCGCCCCCGGCTCGGCGCGCTCTTCGATCACGTCTGCGCGAAGACGCAGGGCGGCATGGTGCCCGCGCGCCGCGTGCTCGCGGCGGTGCTCGAGGGGCTCGGCCCGATCTGGCCGGGACGCATCGAGCTCTTCGGCGTGAACCTCGGGGACGTGTGGCGGCACCCCGCGGCGGGCGGAGGCGCGCCCACCCACGGCCTCGTGCCGTTCCACGCGCTCTCGCAGCAGGTCGTGTACTCGCTCATCGAGCCGCTCGAGCGCGCGGGGCTGCGGGTCGAAGGGCTCGACGAGCTCACCGGCCTCGGCGAGTCGCGCAACGGCGGGCTCCTCGTCGACGAGGGCGTGCTGGTGCCGCGCCACGACGAGGTGCTCCAGCGCACGCACGCGCCGAGCAGCGAGGTGGTGGTCGAGTGGCGCGCGCTCACCGTCGCGCTGCTCGACCACGTCGCGGAGGACGTGCGCAGCGCGCTGCAGCTCGGCCCCGAGCAGCTCCCGATGTGCAAGGTGCTCGAGGGCGGCACCTGGTACGCGGGCCGCGAGGTCGCGCGCGAGCTGCGCGCGGACGGCGCGCCGCCGATCCGGGTCGAGACCGACGGGACCGTGATCTAA
- a CDS encoding rhomboid family intramembrane serine protease, translating to MFPVRDLNPTRIFPFVTWTVIALNVVVWIFAWALGPQGIDVFVSLLGLVPRRLVSLDLSTAAGLWTLATPITSMFMHGGWMHLLGNCWFLHVFGDNVEEHLGHARYAIFYVLAGLCAALTHVVLSPFGTLPLVGASGAIAGVLGAYMLRFPRAPILAWFVIGVVEVPAFVFLFVWFGYQLLMTWGSLGSMEQGGVAFAAHAGGFVAGIALERLLAPSREALIREQQERRHRLAESRARRVQEHRERRRWLDPD from the coding sequence GTGTTCCCCGTCCGCGATCTCAACCCCACCCGGATCTTCCCGTTCGTCACGTGGACGGTGATCGCGCTGAACGTCGTGGTGTGGATCTTCGCGTGGGCGCTCGGGCCCCAGGGCATCGACGTGTTCGTGTCGCTGCTCGGGCTCGTGCCGCGGCGCCTCGTCTCGCTCGATCTCTCGACCGCGGCGGGCCTGTGGACGCTGGCGACGCCGATCACGTCGATGTTCATGCACGGCGGGTGGATGCACCTGCTCGGCAACTGCTGGTTCCTCCACGTCTTCGGCGACAACGTCGAGGAGCACCTCGGCCACGCGCGCTACGCGATCTTCTACGTGCTCGCGGGGCTCTGCGCGGCGCTCACGCACGTCGTGCTCTCGCCCTTCGGCACGCTGCCGCTGGTCGGCGCGTCGGGCGCGATCGCGGGCGTGCTCGGCGCGTACATGCTGCGCTTCCCGCGCGCGCCGATCCTCGCATGGTTCGTGATCGGCGTCGTCGAGGTGCCGGCGTTCGTGTTCCTCTTCGTGTGGTTCGGGTACCAGCTGCTGATGACGTGGGGATCGCTGGGCTCGATGGAGCAGGGCGGCGTCGCGTTCGCCGCGCACGCGGGCGGGTTCGTCGCGGGCATCGCCCTCGAGCGTCTGCTCGCGCCGAGCCGCGAGGCGCTGATCCGCGAGCAGCAAGAGCGTCGTCATCGGCTCGCCGAGTCGCGCGCGCGGCGGGTGCAGGAGCATCGTGAGCGTCGTCGCTGGCTCGATCCCGATTGA
- a CDS encoding GAF domain-containing protein, producing MGSDDIATPGSELPRLRAMLEALGRLSRSSRGQGADVRASFREITAVAASTLDVARVGIWLFDDAERSTLRCVCLFDRSSGTHTDDLVITRDDHRVYFEALDSDRIIDAHDARSDPRTAALRESYLDALGVGALLDAPVVGGVGSVGVVCHEHVGPARTWTAEEQFFAGSIGDMVGLAIESARRREAETMLRERETELRLALGAARIAIWRWWPARDALDVSDSFGALIARPRGWAPASLDELLRAIDPGERDAVRAAFDASRTKGVDLRVECRARTPHGGTVWLELRGDHDLTGTGRDHSMRGVALAVTDRKQLEQRLAHGQRMEAVGRLAGGIAHDFNNALMTIAGQIELLDGSFTSEWQRARAADIERAVFQAGHMTRQLLAFARREPTEARVIDASARVRELAPMLELLVGARVRIRLEARRALPVSIVPVHFDQLVVNLVANARDALGDGGTLEVATSNDTLDQSRAAALGLPPGRYARVTVEGVAGTAIAPGVLEAMLGSEGAVATIAEDGRLSAYFAIDESGGDAAHSG from the coding sequence ATGGGGAGCGACGACATCGCCACGCCGGGCAGCGAGCTCCCCCGCCTCCGCGCGATGTTGGAGGCGCTGGGGCGCCTGTCGCGCAGCTCGCGCGGCCAGGGCGCCGACGTGCGCGCGTCGTTCCGGGAGATCACCGCGGTCGCGGCGAGCACGCTCGACGTCGCGCGGGTGGGGATCTGGCTCTTCGACGACGCCGAGCGCAGCACGCTGCGGTGCGTGTGCCTCTTCGATCGAAGCAGCGGCACGCACACCGACGATCTCGTGATCACGCGCGACGATCACCGCGTGTACTTCGAGGCGCTCGACTCGGATCGCATCATCGACGCCCACGACGCGCGCAGCGATCCTCGCACCGCCGCGCTGCGCGAGAGCTACCTCGACGCCCTCGGCGTGGGCGCGCTGCTCGACGCGCCGGTGGTCGGCGGCGTGGGCTCGGTCGGCGTGGTCTGTCACGAGCACGTCGGGCCGGCGCGCACCTGGACCGCGGAGGAGCAGTTCTTCGCCGGCTCGATCGGCGACATGGTCGGGCTCGCGATCGAGAGCGCGCGACGGCGCGAGGCGGAGACGATGCTGCGGGAGCGCGAGACCGAGCTGCGGCTCGCGCTGGGCGCGGCGCGGATCGCGATCTGGCGGTGGTGGCCGGCGCGCGACGCGCTCGACGTGTCGGACTCGTTCGGTGCGCTGATCGCGCGGCCGCGCGGGTGGGCGCCGGCGAGCCTCGACGAGCTGCTGCGCGCGATCGATCCCGGCGAGCGCGACGCGGTGCGCGCGGCGTTCGACGCGTCGCGCACCAAGGGCGTCGACCTGCGCGTCGAGTGCCGGGCCCGCACGCCGCACGGCGGGACGGTGTGGCTCGAGCTGCGCGGCGATCACGATCTGACGGGCACCGGGCGCGATCACAGCATGCGCGGCGTCGCGCTCGCGGTGACCGATCGGAAGCAGCTCGAGCAGCGCCTCGCGCACGGCCAGCGCATGGAGGCGGTGGGGCGCCTCGCGGGCGGCATCGCGCACGACTTCAACAACGCGCTGATGACGATCGCCGGGCAGATCGAATTGCTCGACGGCTCGTTCACGAGCGAGTGGCAGCGGGCGCGCGCCGCCGACATCGAGCGCGCGGTCTTCCAGGCCGGGCACATGACGCGGCAGCTCCTCGCGTTCGCGCGACGCGAGCCCACCGAGGCGCGGGTGATCGACGCGTCGGCGCGGGTCCGCGAGCTGGCGCCGATGCTCGAGCTGCTGGTGGGCGCGCGGGTGCGCATCCGGCTCGAGGCGCGTCGCGCGCTGCCGGTGTCGATCGTGCCGGTGCACTTCGATCAGCTCGTCGTGAACCTCGTCGCGAACGCGCGCGACGCGCTCGGCGACGGAGGCACGCTCGAGGTCGCGACGTCGAACGACACCCTCGACCAGTCGCGCGCCGCGGCGCTCGGCCTGCCGCCGGGACGCTACGCGCGCGTGACGGTCGAGGGGGTGGCAGGCACCGCGATCGCGCCGGGGGTGCTCGAGGCGATGCTCGGCAGCGAGGGCGCGGTGGCGACGATCGCCGAGGACGGTCGGCTCAGCGCGTACTTCGCGATCGACGAGAGCGGCGGCGACGCAGCTCACTCCGGGTAG
- a CDS encoding GAF domain-containing protein, with translation MSPPNAIPRPSSLPPDDPRDAVLRRHNQILLSLAKSTELDGSDLQRAWRLLTEAAAHGIGTERASIWFFDEGRTRIELVDLHEASKSAHSAGFVLKSADYPAYFAALAEDRTIAASDARSHVATREFKTGYLEPLDIHSMLEAPIRRRGKVVGVLCHEHVGEQRTFSREEEQLAASIADLVARTLDDRDRLAAEHAMREANRELEEHKARLEQEVAERTRALAERNAENQELIRRLRTAVEQLSSPVLELWEDVLAVPVIGVVDSERAAMLVERVLADVAHRNARFVLIDLTGVDVVDTGTADRLVKLARAVELLGARCVLTGLQPLVAQTLVDLGADFGELETLRNLKQGLVHALQHQRSRREQTRGLESAPAPRR, from the coding sequence ATGTCCCCGCCGAACGCGATCCCCCGGCCCTCGTCGCTCCCGCCCGACGACCCGCGCGACGCCGTCCTTCGCCGCCACAACCAGATCCTGCTCTCGCTGGCGAAGAGCACCGAGCTCGACGGCTCCGATCTCCAGCGCGCGTGGCGGCTGCTGACCGAGGCCGCGGCGCACGGCATCGGGACCGAGCGCGCGTCGATCTGGTTCTTCGACGAGGGCCGCACCCGGATCGAGCTCGTCGACCTCCACGAGGCCTCGAAGAGCGCGCACTCCGCGGGGTTCGTGCTGAAGTCGGCGGACTACCCCGCGTACTTCGCGGCGCTCGCCGAGGATCGCACCATCGCGGCGAGCGACGCGCGCAGCCACGTCGCGACGCGCGAGTTCAAGACCGGCTACCTCGAGCCGCTCGACATCCACTCGATGCTCGAGGCGCCGATCCGCCGTCGCGGCAAGGTCGTCGGCGTCCTCTGCCACGAGCACGTCGGCGAGCAGCGCACGTTCTCGCGCGAGGAGGAGCAGCTCGCGGCGAGCATCGCCGATCTCGTCGCGCGCACCCTGGACGATCGTGACCGCCTCGCGGCCGAGCACGCGATGCGCGAGGCGAACCGCGAGCTCGAGGAGCACAAGGCGCGGCTCGAGCAGGAGGTCGCGGAGCGCACCCGCGCTCTCGCCGAGCGCAACGCCGAGAACCAGGAGCTCATCCGCCGGCTGCGCACCGCGGTCGAGCAGCTCTCGAGCCCGGTGCTCGAGCTGTGGGAGGACGTGCTCGCGGTCCCGGTGATCGGCGTGGTCGACTCGGAGCGCGCCGCGATGCTGGTCGAGCGCGTGCTCGCCGACGTCGCGCACCGCAACGCGCGCTTCGTGCTGATCGACCTGACCGGCGTCGACGTGGTGGACACCGGGACCGCGGATCGCCTGGTGAAGCTGGCGCGCGCGGTGGAGCTGCTCGGTGCGCGCTGCGTGCTGACCGGCCTGCAGCCGCTGGTCGCGCAGACCCTGGTCGATCTCGGCGCGGACTTCGGCGAGCTCGAGACGCTGCGCAACCTGAAGCAGGGCCTGGTGCACGCGCTGCAGCACCAGCGCTCGCGCCGCGAGCAGACGCGCGGCCTCGAGAGCGCGCCCGCCCCCCGCCGCTGA
- a CDS encoding sigma-54-dependent transcriptional regulator, whose protein sequence is MEESASRPRSGSHTAVSADGAPGRVLIVDDDTQVAETLRLLLQQDAHEVFVAHDAMTGAQWVDEQGIEVVVSDIYLRGPTGLELLSRLRGAERDVEVILISGEPSVETAQEAVRHGAFDYLVKPVSGRVVRRTVSEALARKRSRDRAGKDLDRERARLEAFEQAVEQRAHELRVSHERYQQLIEGLPLAVYELDCATMRLTYVGGRLLDQIGDVARNDAAWIEAVHEEDRLRVSEYLAEVIHGERTRSPDEVRILGRDGQVHWVRVLANEVQREPLRISGVIVDVTEQKLIEEDRRRLERELAEAKASLERALIEQLDLGVGPRAVRIDESVDDALAADFGRSPGMLRVADEARLAAEHDETVLITGETGTGKGVLAEWIHAHGARHHAPFVALNCSALRGELLDSELFGHARGAFTSAVRDRRGLLEEASGGTLFLDEIGEMNLETQARLLKVLEDKSFRRLGESAMRRSDFRLVCATNRDLADEVARGRFRSDLFFRINVLAIRLPALRERTGDLAPLARRLLASLGSPTTELPRATVELLERYDWPGNVRELRNALIRALLLARGGPLLPRHFPDFGERAAVRATPRSVAPPPMPPAAITSDRPVFVGAPAPVPPSPAEREDAQIRELMRRFDGNVAKVARTLGMSRTTLYRRLKQLGISTED, encoded by the coding sequence ATGGAGGAGTCCGCGAGCCGGCCGCGATCCGGCTCCCACACCGCGGTGAGCGCCGACGGCGCGCCGGGGCGAGTGCTGATCGTCGACGACGACACCCAGGTCGCCGAGACGTTGCGGCTCCTCCTCCAGCAGGACGCGCACGAGGTGTTCGTCGCGCACGACGCGATGACCGGCGCGCAGTGGGTCGACGAGCAGGGGATCGAGGTCGTCGTCAGCGACATCTACCTGCGCGGGCCGACCGGGCTCGAGCTGCTCTCGCGCCTGCGCGGCGCGGAGCGCGACGTCGAGGTGATCCTGATCTCGGGCGAGCCCTCGGTGGAGACCGCGCAGGAGGCGGTGCGGCACGGCGCGTTCGACTACCTCGTGAAGCCGGTCAGCGGGCGCGTGGTGCGGCGCACGGTCTCCGAGGCGCTGGCGCGCAAGCGCTCGCGCGATCGCGCGGGCAAGGATCTCGATCGCGAGCGGGCGCGCCTCGAGGCGTTCGAGCAAGCGGTCGAGCAGCGGGCCCACGAGCTCCGGGTCTCGCACGAGCGCTACCAGCAGCTGATCGAAGGGCTGCCGCTCGCGGTCTACGAGCTCGACTGCGCGACGATGCGCCTGACCTACGTCGGCGGTCGCCTGCTCGATCAGATCGGCGACGTGGCGCGCAACGACGCGGCCTGGATCGAGGCGGTCCACGAAGAGGATCGACTGCGGGTGAGCGAGTACCTCGCCGAGGTGATCCACGGCGAGCGCACGCGCTCTCCCGACGAGGTGCGGATCCTCGGGCGCGACGGGCAGGTGCACTGGGTGCGCGTGCTCGCGAACGAGGTGCAGCGCGAGCCGCTGCGCATCTCGGGCGTGATCGTCGACGTGACCGAGCAGAAGCTGATCGAGGAGGATCGGCGACGCCTCGAGCGCGAGCTCGCGGAGGCGAAGGCGAGCCTCGAGCGGGCGCTGATCGAGCAGCTCGATCTCGGCGTGGGGCCGCGCGCGGTGCGCATCGACGAGAGCGTCGACGACGCGCTCGCGGCGGACTTCGGGCGCTCGCCGGGGATGCTGCGGGTGGCCGACGAAGCGCGGCTCGCGGCGGAGCACGACGAGACGGTCCTGATCACCGGCGAGACCGGCACCGGCAAGGGCGTGCTCGCGGAGTGGATCCACGCCCACGGCGCGCGGCACCACGCGCCCTTCGTCGCGCTCAACTGCTCGGCGCTGCGCGGGGAGCTGCTCGACAGCGAGCTCTTCGGGCACGCGCGCGGCGCGTTCACGTCGGCGGTGCGCGATCGTCGCGGGCTGCTCGAAGAAGCGTCGGGCGGCACGCTCTTCCTCGACGAGATCGGAGAGATGAACCTCGAGACGCAGGCGCGCCTGCTCAAGGTGCTCGAGGACAAGTCGTTCCGGAGGCTCGGCGAGAGCGCCATGCGGCGCAGCGACTTCCGGCTCGTGTGCGCCACGAACCGCGATCTCGCGGACGAGGTCGCGCGCGGACGCTTCCGTTCCGACCTCTTCTTCCGCATCAACGTGCTCGCGATCCGGCTCCCCGCGCTGCGCGAGCGCACCGGGGATCTCGCGCCCCTCGCCCGGCGACTGCTCGCGAGCCTCGGCAGCCCGACCACCGAGCTGCCGCGCGCGACCGTCGAGCTGCTCGAGCGCTACGACTGGCCGGGCAACGTGCGCGAGCTGCGCAACGCGCTCATCCGCGCGCTGCTCCTCGCGCGCGGCGGGCCGCTGCTGCCCCGTCACTTCCCGGACTTCGGGGAGCGCGCGGCGGTGCGCGCCACGCCGCGCTCGGTCGCCCCGCCGCCGATGCCGCCGGCTGCGATCACGAGCGATCGTCCGGTGTTCGTCGGCGCGCCGGCACCGGTGCCGCCGAGCCCGGCGGAGCGCGAGGACGCGCAGATCCGCGAGCTGATGCGGCGCTTCGACGGCAACGTCGCGAAGGTCGCGCGCACGCTCGGCATGTCGCGGACGACGTTGTACCGGCGGCTCAAGCAGCTCGGGATCTCGACCGAGGACTGA
- a CDS encoding GGDEF and EAL domain-containing protein has protein sequence MTVHVPKGQPEVPEGSALRSIPPALARVGVDPLTGLPGHHALHAWLERAIARCEVRDRPVSVVVLDLDRFGEVNRIVGHTSGDDVMREIARALEHADGDLPADAGAPIIVRSSGDEFAALLAGWSREEAVAWADRKRAAIASLRFLAGHTCSASAGVATYPVDAPDARELVVSARAALRVGKREGRNCTLAYQPAHDGACGIAERVVHALLERRGARALAFVHQPIVRASDHEIVACEALCRPRLERYASPAALFAAAAASDVVWEIGRLVRSVATEPLRRDPSLVPLFLNLHPHELADPTLVDPEGELRALAPRVVLEIGECARLSSLDAARATIDRLHTLGFRVALDDLGAGYATLRWMSELDLDYVKLDRTLIADLDGSAARRTLVQALIEFAHQRGQIVVAEGVETEAERDALAGLGCDLLQGWLFGRGTSQVPRLPSEGEKR, from the coding sequence ATGACAGTGCACGTTCCGAAGGGACAGCCCGAGGTGCCGGAAGGGTCGGCCCTCCGCTCGATCCCGCCCGCGCTCGCCCGCGTCGGGGTCGACCCGCTCACCGGTCTTCCCGGGCACCACGCGCTGCACGCGTGGCTGGAGCGCGCGATCGCGCGCTGCGAGGTGCGCGATCGGCCGGTGTCGGTCGTCGTGCTCGACCTCGACCGCTTCGGCGAGGTGAACCGGATCGTCGGCCACACCTCGGGCGACGACGTGATGCGCGAGATCGCGCGCGCGCTCGAGCACGCCGACGGCGATCTGCCCGCCGATGCCGGAGCGCCGATCATCGTGCGCTCGAGCGGCGACGAGTTCGCGGCGTTGCTCGCCGGGTGGTCGCGCGAGGAGGCCGTCGCGTGGGCCGATCGCAAGCGCGCGGCGATCGCATCGCTGCGCTTCCTCGCCGGTCACACCTGCTCCGCGTCGGCCGGCGTCGCGACGTACCCGGTGGACGCGCCCGATGCACGCGAGCTCGTGGTGAGCGCGCGCGCCGCGCTGCGCGTCGGCAAGCGCGAGGGACGGAACTGCACGCTCGCGTACCAGCCCGCGCACGACGGCGCGTGCGGCATCGCCGAGCGCGTGGTGCACGCGCTGCTCGAGCGCCGCGGGGCGCGCGCGCTGGCGTTCGTGCACCAGCCGATCGTGCGCGCGAGCGATCACGAGATCGTCGCGTGCGAGGCGCTGTGCCGGCCGCGCCTCGAGCGCTACGCGTCGCCCGCCGCGCTCTTCGCGGCGGCCGCGGCGTCCGACGTCGTCTGGGAGATCGGGCGCCTGGTGCGCAGCGTCGCGACCGAGCCGTTGCGCCGCGATCCCAGCCTCGTGCCGCTCTTCCTCAACCTGCACCCGCACGAGCTCGCGGATCCCACCCTCGTCGATCCCGAGGGCGAGCTGCGCGCGCTCGCGCCCCGCGTGGTGCTGGAGATCGGCGAGTGCGCGCGCCTGTCCAGCCTCGACGCAGCGCGCGCGACGATCGATCGCCTCCACACGCTCGGCTTCCGGGTCGCGCTCGACGATCTCGGCGCCGGCTACGCGACGCTGCGCTGGATGTCGGAGCTCGACCTCGACTACGTGAAGCTCGATCGCACGCTGATCGCCGACCTCGACGGCTCGGCGGCGCGCCGCACGCTGGTCCAGGCGCTGATCGAGTTCGCGCACCAGCGCGGGCAGATCGTCGTCGCCGAGGGCGTGGAGACCGAGGCCGAGCGCGACGCGCTGGCCGGCCTCGGGTGCGATCTCCTGCAGGGTTGGCTCTTCGGGCGGGGCACGAGCCAGGTGCCTCGCTTGCCGTCCGAAGGAGAGAAGCGATGA
- a CDS encoding ATP-binding protein produces MSAVAQSAVLAILEQHISPLHARAMLARAVGSDGAIEIGRLPELVEALERGVRLFGGARLEDTIKRQILALAPSEASEVRIEIAEERDVIEARLAARQLCQTLGTRALVIQRVATAVSELARNVSLYAGRGVVTMTPLRGGAALRIVVEDEGPGIADLKSVLDGTYVSRTGMGKGLLGVKRLVDEFDVKTGPRGTRVEATVVLDPTSGGMAR; encoded by the coding sequence ATGAGCGCGGTCGCGCAGAGCGCGGTGCTCGCGATCCTCGAGCAGCACATCTCGCCGCTGCACGCGCGCGCGATGCTCGCGCGTGCGGTCGGGAGCGATGGCGCGATCGAGATCGGTCGGCTGCCCGAGCTGGTGGAGGCCCTCGAGCGCGGCGTTCGTCTCTTCGGAGGCGCGCGTCTCGAGGACACGATCAAGAGGCAGATCCTCGCCCTCGCGCCCAGCGAGGCGAGCGAGGTGCGCATCGAGATCGCCGAGGAGCGCGACGTGATCGAGGCGCGGCTCGCGGCGCGCCAGCTCTGTCAGACGCTGGGCACCCGCGCGCTGGTGATCCAGCGCGTGGCGACCGCGGTCAGCGAGCTCGCGCGCAACGTGAGCCTCTACGCAGGACGCGGGGTGGTGACGATGACGCCCCTGCGTGGCGGTGCGGCGCTGCGCATCGTGGTCGAGGACGAGGGACCGGGGATCGCGGACCTGAAGTCGGTGCTCGACGGGACGTACGTGAGCAGGACCGGGATGGGCAAGGGGCTGCTCGGCGTGAAGCGCCTGGTCGACGAATTCGACGTGAAGACCGGCCCGCGCGGCACGCGCGTCGAGGCGACGGTCGTGCTCGACCCGACGAGCGGAGGGATGGCGCGGTGA